One genomic region from Drosophila subpulchrella strain 33 F10 #4 breed RU33 chromosome 2R, RU_Dsub_v1.1 Primary Assembly, whole genome shotgun sequence encodes:
- the LOC119549067 gene encoding uncharacterized protein LOC119549067 codes for MAIAYDWKSNDVFDADFGWNRSFSEPDLTANQKQGDLSRFAIKHPHEYIAVDDLKYFRRRQPVHLHTRSNVCLYSGDEPVPSFGSLKSEYRKHFRGTQSRPRSLLRRATSLRLEGFMQLLSEHQEKYHWYTPEDLRFSRTFPVRNPENWQLGEGSSAANADGMKNSSYLMLDPSTKILPREVFLDESEVAARNQSNNPNNKLAADKFRRDVAAQEQQRCHLQMRAQAVDREQQGQVPEPSEYRRQFVQQFPEKAHSIPQMSSIKIQGEFVAVPEYRDSFRMYANYSKSAPIKKDDNLRVSGSEGSCAPSAEVPEYRDKFIDPPKHVAKEKSLKTDDHLRPRGEFTKEIPEYHESFRDPQITEMPERGKPREPFLRLRGKIEFNPEYRNNYQDFPRSRPVVQKPTSCFRLPTSGVSPSVHHQPDEDVETPVLVTVPPSEVTATPEYRRAQYNYQLRERPRDLEGVPAGVPGNLRKSSDSSLEARQPHVQIPHKRRTSRQRQIKEPEQPMAASFQDVGGNAAKKPARYGRRASVLQNAASCRENSSIIEGNPKYAVGCRRAAKQAPGNQTQPGAFVVLDEPCKPSNWMKKTWYDSQVSASTPKH; via the exons ATGGCGATTGCCTACGATTGGAAAAGCAACGATGT CTTTGATGCGGATTTCGGCTGGAATCGCTCCTTCTCAGAGCCTGATCTCACAGCCAACCAGAAGCAGGGCGACCTCAGCCGGTTCGCCATCAAGCATCCGCACGAGTACATAGCCGTCGATGACCTCAAGTACTTCCGTCGCCGGCAGCCCGTCCATCTGCACACCCGGAGCAACGTGTGCCTCTACAGCGGCGATGAGCCAGTGCCCAGCTTTGGCTCCCTGAAGTCCGAGTATCGCAAACACTTCCGCGGCACTCAGTCCAGACCCAGATCCCTTCTGAGACGCGCCACCTCGCTGCGACTGGAGGGATTCATGCAGCTGCTGTCGGAGCACCAGGAGAAATACCACTGGTACACGCCCGAGGACCTGCGATT CTCCCGCACGTTTCCCGTTCGCAATCCGGAGAACTGGCAGTTGGGAGAGGGAAGCAGTGCCGCCAACGCCGATGGCATGAAGAACTCCTCGTACCTCATGCTGGATCCCAGCACCAAGATACTGCCACGCGAGGTGTTTCTCGACGAGTCGGAGGTGGCGGCCAGGAACCAATCCAACAATCCCAACAACAAACTGGCAGCGGATAAGTTTCGGCGGGATGTGGCCGCCCAGGAGCAGCAGCGGTGCCACCTGCAGATGCGGGCCCAGGCCGTGGACCGAGAGCAGCAGGGCCAGGTGCCAGAGCCATCGGAGTATCGCCGCCAGTTTGTCCAGCAATTCCCCGAAAAGGCGCACTCCATTCCCCAGATGAGCAGCATCAAGATCCAGGGCGAATTCGTGGCCGTGCCAGAGTACAGGGACAGCTTTCGGATGTATGCCAACTACTCGAAGAGTGCTCCCATCAAAAAGGACGACAACCTGCGCGTCTCCGGCTCCGAGGGCTCCTGTGCCCCCAGTGCCGAGGTGCCGGAGTACCGCGACAAATTCATCGACCCACCCAAGCACGTGGCCAAAGAGAAGTCCCTCAAGACGGACGACCATCTGCGTCCGCGCGGGGAGTTCACCAAAGAGATTCCCGAATACCACGAGAGCTTCCGAGACCCGCAGATCACCGAGATGCCGGAGCGGGGAAAACCACGAGAGCCCTTCCTCCGGCTGCGCGGCAAGATTGAGTTTAATCCGGAGTACAGGAATAACTATCAGGATTTTCCGCGTTCCCGACCCGTCGTCCAGAAGCCCACCTCTTGCTTTCGGCTGCCCACCTCTGGTGTTTCACCCTCCGTCCATCATCAGCCGGATGAGGATGTGGAGACTCCTGTCCTGGTCACAGTTCCTCCATCGGAGGTAACGGCCACGCCGGAATATCGCCGGGCGCAGTATAACTATCAACTGCGAGAGCGTCCCAGGGATTTGGAGGGAGTTCCAGCTGGTGTACCGGGAAATCTCCGCAAGAGTTCTGATTCCTCATTGGAGGCAAGGCAGCCGCATGTACAGATTCCCCACAAACGGAGGACCTCACGTCAGCGGCAGATCAAGGAGCCCGAGCAGCCAATGGCCGCCAGCTTCCAGGATGTGGGCGGAAATGCAGCCAAAAAGCCAGCCAGATACGGCCGACGAGCTTCTGTCCTCCAGAACGCAGCCAGTTGCCGCGAGAACTCCTCGATCATCGAGGGGAATCCCAAGTACGCCGTGGGTTGTCGACGGGCAGCCAAGCAAGCACCCGGAAATCAAACTCAGCCCGGAGCCTTCGTGGTGCTCGACGAGCCCTGCAAGCCTTCCAATTGGATGAAGAAGACCTGGTACGACTCCCAGGTCAGCGCATCTACACCTAAACACTAG